A region of Halalkaliarchaeum desulfuricum DNA encodes the following proteins:
- a CDS encoding 6-hydroxymethylpterin diphosphokinase MptE-like protein, with amino-acid sequence MEFSEWEPVYEAILADFGFDRVADERARDVAATYATPVDFSVLAEAVGVAGGKTVAIVGAAPSLSAELDTFDPESVDAVFAASTAADTLLGADLPVDCLVTDLDKNPETAARLTREETLVAAHAHGDNVEMVRRFLPEFDPSSTLVTTQAEPVDAVYNLGGFTDGDRAAFLADALGAGELRFLGWEFDDTSVGPVKAKKLRWAERLLFWLEQRRNERFGVLDGRRSGIEQIPV; translated from the coding sequence ATGGAGTTCTCCGAGTGGGAGCCGGTGTACGAGGCGATCCTCGCGGACTTCGGGTTCGACAGGGTGGCCGACGAGCGCGCCAGAGACGTGGCCGCCACATACGCGACCCCGGTCGACTTCTCCGTCCTGGCGGAAGCCGTCGGCGTCGCCGGTGGGAAGACTGTGGCGATCGTCGGTGCGGCCCCGTCGCTTTCGGCGGAACTCGATACCTTCGACCCGGAGAGTGTCGACGCCGTGTTCGCCGCCTCGACTGCGGCCGACACCCTCCTCGGTGCGGATCTCCCGGTCGACTGTCTGGTAACCGACCTCGACAAAAACCCGGAGACTGCAGCGCGATTGACGCGGGAGGAGACGCTCGTCGCCGCCCACGCTCACGGGGATAACGTCGAGATGGTTCGGCGTTTTCTCCCGGAGTTTGACCCCTCCTCGACGCTCGTGACCACCCAGGCCGAACCCGTCGACGCCGTCTACAATCTCGGCGGGTTCACCGACGGGGATCGTGCGGCGTTTCTGGCGGACGCGCTGGGGGCCGGGGAGCTTCGATTCCTCGGCTGGGAGTTCGACGACACCTCGGTCGGTCCGGTGAAGGCGAAAAAGCTCCGCTGGGCCGAACGGCTATTGTTCTGGCTCGAGCAGAGACGGAATGAGCGATTCGGGGTACTCGATGGCCGACGCAGCGGAATCGAACAGATACCGGTGTGA
- a CDS encoding signal peptidase I, protein MNVTVRRVASVLGVLLLLAVVAPFVVYAVPQAVGADHSFVVLTASMTPAIAPGDAVIVADRDPATIQEGDVITFLRGNSEVPVTHRVIGVVESGDGIAFETMGDANEAPDAGLVPAENVLGVVFVTIPYIGYVIQFANSQYGFIALIVVPFGLLALNEAYTFYRRSRASNASFSKVDDELAAETDSDDTKGDGDDETADVGTANAQSEDVATPAANAPFVMTLRTFEGAFLALVVFTPYSAYVAYSWQTTLSVTVAIASGMTLLGVTATLLPAWIPSNANAASESEAASTEAVDGDEPSDPILAVGFDGGTTVSDDGPESEWVPGINAEEPVADSSAVDGEVVNDDN, encoded by the coding sequence ATGAACGTGACAGTCCGGCGGGTCGCAAGCGTCCTCGGCGTGCTCCTGTTGCTCGCAGTCGTGGCGCCGTTCGTCGTGTACGCGGTGCCCCAGGCGGTCGGCGCCGACCACAGCTTCGTGGTGTTGACCGCGAGCATGACGCCGGCGATTGCGCCGGGCGACGCGGTGATCGTCGCCGATCGGGATCCGGCCACCATCCAGGAGGGTGATGTGATCACCTTCCTGCGCGGCAACAGCGAAGTGCCGGTGACACATCGGGTGATCGGCGTAGTCGAATCCGGGGACGGAATCGCCTTCGAAACCATGGGCGACGCCAACGAGGCACCCGACGCCGGACTCGTCCCGGCCGAGAACGTCCTGGGCGTCGTGTTCGTGACGATTCCATACATCGGGTACGTGATCCAGTTCGCCAACTCCCAGTACGGCTTCATCGCTCTGATCGTCGTGCCGTTCGGGCTGCTCGCGCTGAACGAGGCCTATACGTTCTACCGCCGGAGCAGGGCGTCGAACGCGTCCTTCTCGAAAGTGGACGACGAACTCGCAGCGGAGACGGATTCCGACGACACGAAAGGAGACGGCGACGACGAAACTGCAGACGTCGGGACAGCAAACGCACAATCCGAGGACGTGGCGACCCCGGCCGCGAACGCCCCGTTCGTCATGACGCTGCGAACGTTCGAAGGGGCGTTCCTCGCGCTGGTGGTGTTTACACCGTACAGCGCCTACGTCGCGTACAGCTGGCAGACGACGCTGTCGGTAACCGTCGCTATCGCTTCGGGGATGACACTCCTGGGGGTCACGGCGACCTTGTTGCCCGCCTGGATTCCCAGCAACGCGAACGCCGCGTCCGAATCCGAAGCCGCGTCTACTGAAGCGGTCGACGGCGACGAACCATCTGATCCGATCCTCGCGGTCGGATTCGACGGTGGCACAACAGTGAGCGATGACGGTCCGGAATCCGAGTGGGTTCCGGGCATAAATGCGGAGGAGCCCGTCGCGGACAGTTCCGCAGTTGACGGGGAGGTGGTAAACGATGACAATTAG
- the dph2 gene encoding diphthamide biosynthesis enzyme Dph2 — protein sequence MSQDARGDAGTDKRPGDLRRTGMSLKSDREWDYELDRIIDAIEERDAATVGLQFPEGLKRRAPKVADDLRQLTDGVRFLISGQPCYGACDLDTELMRRTDVFVHFGHSPMKESDKIIYVPLFSNVDPFPIMEEALEELPDVDTAGDSDVDDRPAVGLVTTAQHMNKFGEMHEWLEERGYAVETRRGDERLTHEGQVLGCNYASADVDAETVLYVGGGKFHPLGLAMEHPDKHVVIADPVNNVVDVADTEKFIKQRYGAVHRAMDADSWGVLYCTKIGQGRWEMATEIVENNENAYLITMDEITPDRLRNFGCDAYVNTGCPRITTDDGPQFHKPMLTPGEYEIAVGNEPLDSLEFDTFHGTW from the coding sequence ATGAGTCAGGACGCGCGCGGCGACGCCGGGACAGATAAACGCCCCGGCGACCTCCGACGGACGGGAATGTCGCTCAAAAGCGACCGAGAGTGGGATTACGAACTGGACCGCATCATCGACGCGATCGAGGAACGGGACGCGGCGACGGTCGGCCTGCAGTTCCCGGAGGGGCTCAAGCGGCGGGCACCGAAGGTCGCCGACGACCTCCGGCAACTGACCGACGGTGTCCGGTTCCTGATCTCCGGACAGCCGTGTTATGGCGCCTGCGACCTGGACACCGAGTTGATGCGGCGCACCGACGTTTTCGTCCACTTCGGCCACTCGCCGATGAAGGAGTCGGACAAGATCATCTACGTTCCGCTCTTCTCGAACGTCGACCCGTTCCCGATCATGGAGGAGGCGCTCGAGGAGCTTCCGGACGTCGACACAGCCGGCGATTCGGACGTCGACGACCGGCCCGCCGTCGGGCTCGTGACGACCGCCCAGCACATGAACAAGTTCGGGGAGATGCACGAGTGGCTCGAAGAGCGCGGCTACGCCGTCGAGACTCGCCGTGGCGACGAGAGACTCACTCACGAGGGGCAGGTGCTCGGCTGTAACTACGCCAGCGCCGACGTCGACGCCGAAACTGTACTGTACGTCGGCGGCGGGAAGTTCCACCCGCTGGGGCTGGCGATGGAGCATCCCGACAAACACGTCGTGATCGCGGATCCCGTCAACAACGTCGTCGACGTTGCCGACACGGAGAAGTTCATCAAACAGCGATACGGCGCGGTCCACCGGGCGATGGATGCCGACTCCTGGGGCGTGCTCTACTGTACGAAGATCGGACAGGGCCGGTGGGAAATGGCGACCGAAATCGTCGAAAACAACGAGAACGCCTACCTGATCACGATGGACGAGATCACGCCGGACCGATTGCGCAACTTCGGCTGTGACGCATACGTCAACACGGGCTGTCCCCGGATCACGACCGACGACGGCCCACAGTTCCACAAGCCGATGTTGACGCCCGGGGAGTACGAGATCGCGGTGGGTAACGAGCCGCTCGACTCCCTCGAGTTCGACACGTTCCACGGAACCTGGTAA
- a CDS encoding MogA/MoaB family molybdenum cofactor biosynthesis protein, whose translation MSDQSPEDHHDHDHHDHDHHDHDHDHHDHDHDHHDHDHDHHDHDHHDHDIETAAVAILTVSSSRTIDEDPSGEYIASAFEEAGHEVAIRELVPDDFDDVQSAVDRLASREDTDAVVTTGGTGITPDDVTPEAVERLFDKRLPGFGELFRQLSYEEIGTRSIGSRAVAGVDDGTPIFCLPGSENAVRLGIEEIIIPEVGHLAGLAAREE comes from the coding sequence ATGAGCGATCAGTCGCCCGAGGACCACCACGACCACGATCATCACGATCACGACCATCACGATCACGATCACGACCATCACGATCACGATCACGACCATCACGACCACGATCACGATCATCACGACCACGATCATCACGATCACGACATCGAAACGGCCGCAGTCGCCATTTTGACCGTGTCCTCGTCGCGAACGATCGACGAGGATCCCTCGGGCGAGTACATCGCCTCGGCGTTCGAGGAGGCAGGCCACGAGGTTGCGATCCGGGAACTCGTCCCCGACGACTTCGACGACGTCCAGTCGGCGGTCGACCGGCTCGCTTCACGGGAGGACACCGACGCTGTCGTCACAACCGGCGGCACGGGGATCACGCCCGACGACGTGACGCCCGAAGCGGTCGAACGGCTGTTCGACAAGCGACTCCCCGGCTTCGGCGAACTGTTCCGTCAGCTCTCCTACGAGGAGATCGGCACCCGCTCGATCGGCTCCCGGGCCGTCGCGGGCGTCGACGACGGCACGCCGATCTTCTGTCTGCCGGGGTCGGAAAACGCGGTGCGGCTCGGGATCGAAGAGATCATCATCCCCGAAGTCGGCCACCTCGCTGGGCTCGCCGCCCGCGAGGAGTGA
- a CDS encoding RNA methyltransferase, protein MTPTEDADRANGCSREEKTRQPSFTVVVVDPQTPGNVGTIARAMKNFGLSDLALIDPPPLPEGGEAYGFAGHAREDVLPNAREVTFEEVADRYHTVGCTAITGEDARRHVRFPFRTPAELRDSLATVETDTALVFGREGRGLDNEELRQLDEVCSIPASPEYPVLNLGQAATIVLYELRELFLTDTQLPDVERERATEADVERVHDRFDDFLDAAGYSGNRFDRTRTLFRRVFGRAHPTTREAHTLIGVFRRAADQLNHRWELIERYDAPEWPETRERNDVDDDGGPDADR, encoded by the coding sequence ATGACGCCGACAGAGGACGCCGACAGAGCCAACGGGTGCTCTCGGGAAGAGAAAACGAGACAACCGTCGTTTACGGTGGTCGTCGTCGACCCACAGACCCCCGGCAACGTCGGGACGATCGCGCGTGCCATGAAGAACTTCGGGCTCTCGGATCTCGCTTTGATAGATCCCCCGCCGCTTCCGGAGGGCGGCGAGGCGTACGGCTTCGCCGGCCACGCCAGGGAGGACGTCCTCCCGAACGCCAGAGAGGTGACCTTCGAGGAGGTGGCCGACCGCTACCACACCGTCGGCTGTACCGCCATCACCGGCGAGGACGCCAGACGCCACGTCCGGTTCCCGTTTCGAACTCCCGCCGAGCTTCGCGACTCGCTTGCGACCGTGGAGACGGACACCGCCCTGGTGTTCGGCCGCGAGGGGCGGGGACTCGACAACGAGGAGCTCCGGCAGCTCGACGAGGTGTGTTCGATCCCCGCGAGCCCGGAGTATCCGGTGTTGAACCTGGGTCAGGCGGCGACGATCGTGCTGTACGAGCTCCGGGAGCTGTTCTTGACGGACACCCAGTTGCCCGACGTCGAGCGCGAACGTGCGACGGAAGCCGACGTCGAACGCGTCCACGACCGGTTCGACGACTTCCTCGATGCGGCTGGCTATTCCGGGAACCGGTTCGATCGAACCCGGACGCTGTTCCGGCGCGTCTTTGGTCGCGCCCACCCGACGACCCGGGAGGCGCACACGCTCATCGGCGTGTTCCGCAGGGCCGCCGATCAGTTGAACCACCGCTGGGAACTCATCGAGCGCTACGACGCGCCCGAATGGCCGGAAACGCGGGAGAGGAACGATGTTGACGACGACGGCGGTCCGGACGCTGACCGATAA
- the katG gene encoding catalase/peroxidase HPI yields the protein MMSSNQDWWPDQLNLEILDQNAEQVDPRGEDFDYAEEFQKLDLDEVKADIEDALTTSQEWWPADYGHYGPLIIRMAWHSAGTYRTTDGRGGASGGTQRFAPVNSWPDNVNLDKARRLLWPVKQKYGNKLSWADLLVLSGNVAMESMGFETFGFGGGREDAFKSNKAVDWGPEEEMMGDERHDEEGNLIGDLAADHMGLIYVNPEGPGGEPDPEESAKYIRQSFDRMAMNDEETVALIAGGHTFGKVHGAASDEHLGPAPEAAPIEQQGLGWESDYGEGKGPDTITSGIEGPWTQAPTQWDMGFLDNLLDYEWEPEKGPGGAWQWTPKDEELHDSVPDAHIEGETVTPMMLTTDIALKRDPDYREIVERFHENPEEFQEVFAKAWYKLIHRDMGPPERFLGPEVPDEEMIWQDPVPDADYELIGEEEIAELKTEILATDLSISQLVKTAWASASTYRDSDKRGGANGARIRLEPQKSWEVNEPEELETVLSTYEGIKEEFNSARSDDVRVSLADLIVLGGNAAVEQAATEAGYDVEVPFEPGRTDASQEQTDVESFQALKPDADGFRNYFTENDPMDRSAGELLVDKAELLNLTADEMTVLVGGLRALDANYDGSDLGVFTDEPGTLTNDFFETVLSMDYEWEPVSEDRDVFELRDRETGDVEWRGSRVDLVFGSNARLRAISEVYGADDGEAEFVDDFVDAWSKVMQLDRFDLE from the coding sequence ATGATGAGTTCAAATCAAGACTGGTGGCCGGATCAGTTGAATCTGGAGATACTCGATCAGAACGCCGAACAGGTCGATCCGCGGGGCGAGGACTTCGACTACGCCGAGGAGTTCCAGAAACTCGACCTCGATGAAGTGAAAGCGGACATCGAAGACGCGTTGACGACGTCCCAGGAGTGGTGGCCGGCCGACTACGGACATTACGGACCGCTGATCATTCGAATGGCGTGGCACAGCGCCGGCACGTACCGCACCACGGACGGCCGCGGCGGCGCCTCCGGCGGCACACAGCGATTTGCGCCCGTCAACAGTTGGCCCGACAACGTGAACCTCGACAAGGCGCGCAGGCTTCTCTGGCCCGTAAAACAGAAGTACGGAAACAAGCTCTCGTGGGCTGATCTGCTGGTGTTGTCCGGGAACGTCGCCATGGAGTCGATGGGCTTCGAGACGTTCGGCTTCGGCGGGGGACGCGAGGACGCGTTCAAGTCCAACAAGGCTGTCGACTGGGGTCCCGAAGAGGAGATGATGGGCGACGAGCGCCACGACGAAGAGGGGAACCTCATCGGGGATCTCGCTGCCGATCACATGGGTCTCATCTACGTGAACCCGGAGGGACCGGGCGGAGAGCCCGATCCCGAAGAGTCCGCGAAGTACATCCGACAGTCGTTCGACCGGATGGCGATGAACGACGAGGAGACGGTCGCACTCATCGCCGGCGGACACACGTTCGGGAAGGTCCACGGTGCTGCCTCCGACGAACATCTCGGACCAGCTCCCGAAGCGGCCCCCATCGAGCAGCAGGGCCTCGGCTGGGAGAGCGACTACGGTGAAGGCAAAGGTCCAGACACGATCACTAGCGGAATCGAAGGCCCGTGGACCCAGGCTCCGACACAGTGGGATATGGGCTTTCTCGACAACCTGCTCGACTACGAGTGGGAGCCCGAGAAGGGGCCGGGCGGTGCCTGGCAGTGGACGCCGAAAGACGAGGAGCTTCACGACTCCGTGCCGGACGCCCACATCGAGGGGGAGACGGTTACCCCCATGATGCTCACGACGGACATCGCGCTGAAGCGTGATCCCGACTACCGCGAGATCGTCGAGCGCTTCCATGAAAACCCCGAAGAGTTCCAGGAGGTCTTTGCGAAGGCGTGGTACAAGCTGATTCACCGCGACATGGGTCCACCGGAGCGGTTCCTGGGTCCGGAGGTCCCCGACGAGGAGATGATCTGGCAGGATCCGGTTCCCGACGCCGACTACGAACTCATCGGGGAAGAGGAAATCGCCGAACTCAAAACGGAGATTCTCGCGACGGACCTGTCGATCTCCCAGCTCGTCAAGACCGCCTGGGCGTCGGCGTCGACGTACCGCGACAGCGACAAGCGCGGCGGCGCGAACGGCGCGCGGATCCGGCTCGAACCACAGAAGAGCTGGGAGGTCAACGAGCCCGAGGAGCTGGAGACGGTGCTTTCGACCTACGAGGGGATCAAAGAGGAGTTCAACAGCGCCCGATCCGACGACGTTCGGGTTTCGCTGGCCGACCTGATCGTGCTCGGCGGCAACGCGGCCGTCGAGCAGGCGGCTACCGAGGCCGGCTACGACGTGGAGGTTCCCTTCGAGCCGGGACGGACCGACGCTTCACAGGAACAGACCGACGTCGAGTCCTTCCAGGCGCTCAAGCCGGATGCCGACGGCTTCCGCAACTACTTCACCGAGAATGACCCGATGGACCGGTCGGCCGGGGAGTTGCTGGTGGACAAAGCCGAACTCCTGAACCTGACCGCAGACGAAATGACCGTTCTGGTCGGGGGTCTGCGAGCGCTGGACGCGAACTACGACGGCTCCGACCTCGGCGTCTTCACAGACGAGCCGGGGACGTTGACCAACGACTTCTTCGAAACCGTCCTCTCCATGGACTACGAGTGGGAGCCGGTTTCCGAAGACAGGGACGTCTTCGAACTGCGAGACCGTGAGACGGGCGACGTCGAGTGGAGGGGTTCCCGCGTGGACCTCGTTTTCGGATCGAACGCCCGGCTTCGTGCTATCTCGGAAGTGTATGGAGCCGACGACGGCGAAGCGGAGTTCGTCGACGACTTCGTGGACGCGTGGAGCAAAGTGATGCAACTCGACCGGTTCGACCTCGAGTGA
- a CDS encoding ribonuclease H-like domain-containing protein: MRIENSFIPVRGVGERTERRLWEAGVTRWEAFDPSAPGVGGTTADRIEAFIQEASTHLQRGDASYFDRQFPSDERWRLYENFRESTCFFDIETTGLDQRRDRVTTVSLHRSGETTTLVRGHDLTADRLRREFEAADMLATFNGARFDVPFLEESFGLDVTTPHLDLMYPCRKIDLSGGLKPIERELGIERELPDVDGREAVRLWHRYEDGDEDALDRLIAYNREDAVNLRRLADRVTGELHDRTFPVDTDP, translated from the coding sequence GTGCGAATCGAAAACAGCTTCATCCCCGTTCGCGGGGTCGGAGAACGGACCGAACGGCGGCTGTGGGAGGCCGGGGTCACGCGCTGGGAAGCGTTCGATCCGTCGGCCCCCGGCGTCGGGGGGACGACGGCAGACCGGATCGAGGCGTTCATCCAGGAGGCGTCGACGCACCTCCAGCGTGGCGACGCGTCCTACTTCGATCGGCAGTTCCCCTCCGACGAGCGGTGGCGGCTCTACGAGAACTTCCGGGAGTCGACCTGCTTTTTCGACATCGAAACCACCGGGTTGGACCAGCGTCGGGACCGCGTGACGACCGTCAGCCTCCACCGGAGCGGCGAAACCACGACGCTGGTCCGAGGCCACGACCTCACTGCCGACAGACTCCGCCGGGAGTTCGAGGCCGCCGACATGCTGGCGACGTTCAACGGCGCTCGGTTCGACGTCCCGTTCCTGGAGGAGTCGTTCGGGCTCGACGTGACGACACCCCACCTGGACCTGATGTATCCGTGCCGGAAGATCGATCTCTCGGGCGGCCTCAAGCCGATCGAACGGGAACTGGGGATCGAGCGCGAACTCCCGGACGTCGACGGCCGGGAGGCGGTCCGGCTGTGGCACCGATACGAGGACGGCGACGAGGACGCGCTCGACCGGCTGATCGCGTACAACCGCGAGGACGCCGTCAACCTGCGGCGCCTGGCCGATCGGGTGACCGGGGAGCTCCACGATCGGACGTTCCCCGTCGACACCGATCCCTAG
- a CDS encoding ICP22 family protein: MTIRKLLSIVAVVGLVFAVAASGGFYTAAFFNAQETVEGTFSTNETFETFETTTTNETVGNGSGAPGNDTGSDAPATEASAPEVSGPTEPDDTEPETDDPTPAGDTENTDSDDADSEPQTAEDGDSDGQVDSDASADGDADADESEDGDGGEIEDGSDGTEDSTSDDGSDEDAESEIAPDETNSSADEGETDSSEETTDDSSEETTDDGDDAETDTEDDEIGDGDDSAE; this comes from the coding sequence ATGACAATTAGAAAACTGTTGTCGATCGTGGCCGTGGTCGGTCTGGTGTTCGCGGTCGCCGCGAGCGGCGGATTCTACACGGCCGCGTTCTTCAACGCACAGGAGACGGTAGAGGGAACGTTCTCGACGAACGAAACGTTCGAGACGTTCGAGACGACCACGACGAACGAAACAGTCGGCAACGGGAGCGGTGCTCCCGGAAACGACACCGGATCGGATGCCCCAGCCACGGAAGCGAGTGCTCCTGAAGTATCCGGCCCAACTGAGCCCGACGACACGGAACCAGAGACCGACGATCCAACGCCGGCCGGTGACACCGAGAACACCGACTCCGACGACGCCGACTCGGAACCGCAGACTGCAGAAGACGGCGACAGTGACGGTCAAGTCGACAGCGACGCCAGTGCCGACGGCGACGCCGATGCAGATGAGAGCGAAGACGGTGACGGCGGCGAAATCGAAGACGGATCCGACGGAACGGAAGATTCGACCTCAGACGACGGATCCGACGAGGATGCAGAGAGCGAAATAGCGCCCGACGAAACGAACAGCAGCGCCGACGAGGGTGAGACCGACAGCTCCGAGGAAACGACGGACGATAGCTCCGAGGAAACGACGGACGACGGCGATGATGCGGAGACAGACACCGAGGACGACGAAATTGGCGATGGTGATGACAGCGCCGAGTAG